In Thermosphaera sp., a genomic segment contains:
- a CDS encoding FAD-dependent oxidoreductase, with protein MEDYRIVEHPIIDFKRGRRIHFTYNNKVIEAYEGESILAGLYAAGIRVFAKAPVGGNPRGAFCMIGKCSSCLSKLNGLPNTRICIEPVRDGINVEFQDGVPDKPPESVGNDVYEEERDVDVLIIGAGPAGLKAAEILGSHGMSVLVVTDHFKAGGQLIKQTHKFFGDTTYYGGIRGFRIAERLVTNLREMSNVEISVRTFVYGFFGEGYFGAEKIGEKHYNLLVKPKYVIVASGATERNLLFENNDLPGIMGAGGAQTLMNEYGVRPGRDALVIGSGNVGLIVAYQLLQAGVRVHGIAEVMKEIGGWFVHAAKVRRHGIPIYTGHTITRAIGKDTVEKAVISEVDERFQPVKGTEKEFNVDLVLLAVGLQPNYSLLSQMGAVMKYIPEAGGLIPLRTKYMETSIRNVFVAGDLSGIEEATTAFIEGEIAAYTILEREGFSDVLDRREKIVNYLWNEYRMSPVVKRSREAKLKATVSEAEMEELRRR; from the coding sequence ATGGAAGACTACAGAATCGTTGAACATCCCATAATAGATTTCAAGCGGGGAAGGAGAATCCATTTCACATACAACAATAAAGTTATTGAAGCATATGAAGGGGAAAGCATTTTAGCGGGACTCTATGCTGCAGGGATTAGGGTTTTTGCAAAAGCCCCTGTAGGAGGAAATCCCAGAGGAGCCTTCTGCATGATAGGGAAGTGTTCCAGCTGTCTGTCGAAACTAAATGGTCTTCCCAACACGAGAATATGCATAGAACCGGTTAGAGATGGTATTAACGTTGAGTTTCAAGATGGAGTCCCAGATAAGCCGCCTGAATCCGTAGGTAATGATGTTTATGAGGAGGAAAGAGACGTTGACGTTTTAATTATCGGCGCCGGCCCAGCAGGACTCAAAGCGGCTGAGATATTGGGATCACACGGTATGAGTGTGTTGGTTGTCACAGATCATTTCAAAGCGGGTGGGCAATTGATAAAGCAAACTCACAAGTTCTTCGGAGACACTACTTATTATGGAGGCATTAGAGGTTTTAGAATCGCAGAGAGACTGGTTACAAACCTTAGGGAGATGAGTAATGTGGAGATTTCGGTAAGAACTTTCGTCTACGGATTCTTTGGGGAAGGATATTTTGGGGCAGAGAAAATTGGCGAGAAACACTACAATCTACTTGTGAAACCTAAGTACGTTATAGTAGCTTCAGGGGCTACCGAGAGAAACCTATTGTTTGAGAACAACGATCTTCCAGGCATCATGGGAGCTGGAGGGGCTCAAACACTAATGAACGAATATGGGGTAAGACCAGGTCGAGACGCCCTTGTCATAGGAAGCGGAAACGTTGGTCTAATAGTAGCCTATCAACTACTTCAGGCAGGGGTCAGAGTCCATGGTATAGCGGAAGTAATGAAAGAGATTGGAGGTTGGTTTGTTCATGCTGCTAAGGTCAGAAGACATGGAATCCCCATCTATACTGGACACACCATCACAAGGGCAATAGGCAAAGATACCGTGGAAAAGGCCGTAATAAGCGAGGTAGATGAAAGGTTTCAACCAGTAAAAGGCACTGAAAAAGAATTTAACGTAGATCTTGTCCTCTTAGCCGTTGGACTTCAACCTAATTACTCACTTTTAAGTCAAATGGGAGCAGTGATGAAATATATTCCCGAGGCTGGAGGGTTGATTCCCTTGAGGACAAAGTACATGGAAACAAGCATAAGGAATGTGTTTGTTGCAGGAGATTTATCGGGTATTGAAGAGGCCACGACTGCCTTTATAGAGGGCGAAATAGCAGCTTACACGATCCTTGAGAGAGAAGGGTTCAGTGACGTATTGGATAGAAGGGAAAAAATAGTAAACTACTTATGGAATGAGTACAGAATGTCCCCAGTTGTAAAGCGGTCCAGGGAGGCTAAACTCAAGGCAACGGTTAGCGAGGCGGAAATGGAGGAACTCAGGAGGAGATAG
- a CDS encoding 4Fe-4S binding protein, giving the protein MDFKKTGVISLDELKKYGLIPTSERLRKGPVAIIECPEQIPCNICVSACPFHAISMEKVYEIPKLDENKCIGCGVCVAKCPGLAIFVVDLSKEDKAYITMPYEMLPKPVKGARVKLLNREGVIVGEGIITKAWEYDRTWVVTVEVDKDLWFDVRAIKVGGE; this is encoded by the coding sequence ATGGATTTCAAGAAAACAGGTGTTATATCTCTGGATGAATTGAAAAAATACGGACTAATTCCAACAAGCGAAAGATTAAGGAAAGGTCCAGTGGCTATTATTGAGTGTCCGGAGCAAATACCATGTAATATATGCGTATCTGCGTGCCCTTTTCATGCGATATCTATGGAGAAGGTGTACGAGATACCAAAACTCGATGAAAACAAGTGTATTGGGTGTGGAGTTTGCGTCGCAAAATGCCCTGGACTCGCTATCTTCGTCGTAGACTTAAGTAAAGAAGATAAAGCATATATCACGATGCCATATGAAATGCTTCCGAAGCCTGTTAAAGGAGCTAGAGTCAAATTGCTGAATAGAGAGGGAGTTATCGTTGGCGAGGGCATTATCACGAAGGCATGGGAGTACGATAGAACATGGGTTGTTACTGTTGAAGTTGACAAAGACTTATGGTTTGATGTTAGAGCCATCAAGGTTGGGGGAGAATAG
- a CDS encoding (2Fe-2S)-binding protein — MSEPDPSKIIVCRCENVSLQQILQAIEEGNDNIELLKRRLRIGMGPCQGSTCLLMVARIVMQKTGKSFEEVFFPSNRPPIHPIKLKTFLGDPREG; from the coding sequence ATGTCTGAGCCCGATCCTTCGAAGATAATAGTATGCAGATGCGAAAACGTTAGTCTTCAACAAATCCTTCAAGCGATCGAGGAAGGAAACGATAATATAGAATTGTTGAAGAGAAGACTGCGAATAGGGATGGGACCTTGTCAGGGCTCAACTTGTCTGCTAATGGTAGCTAGAATAGTAATGCAGAAAACTGGGAAATCTTTTGAGGAAGTGTTCTTCCCCAGCAACCGTCCTCCAATCCATCCTATAAAGTTGAAAACTTTCCTGGGTGATCCACGTGAAGGCTGA